From Streptomyces sp. NBC_00370, a single genomic window includes:
- a CDS encoding GNAT family N-acetyltransferase, with protein MPPTDASTDTGTSSNDTLDLRLSDQLGALFAEGEPVTSPPPPGAFDDDLLDSLAGWGPVTTPAGVFQLVPVRVERDLTLITRWMNDPAVAAFWELAGSEGVTATHLRGQLDGDGRSVPCLGVLGGIPMSYWEIYRADLDPLARHYPSRPHDTGIHLLLGGVTDRGRGVGTTLLRAVADLILEQRPRCARVLAEPDLRNTPSVAAFLNAGFRFSAEVELPDKRAALMVRERALRDLL; from the coding sequence GTGCCTCCCACCGATGCGAGCACCGACACCGGAACCAGCTCGAACGACACCCTCGACCTGCGGCTGAGCGACCAACTCGGCGCCCTGTTCGCGGAAGGGGAGCCGGTGACCTCCCCTCCACCGCCCGGCGCCTTCGACGACGACCTGCTGGACTCCCTCGCCGGCTGGGGGCCCGTCACCACCCCCGCCGGCGTCTTCCAGCTCGTCCCCGTACGCGTCGAGCGCGACCTGACGCTCATCACCCGCTGGATGAACGACCCCGCGGTCGCCGCCTTCTGGGAGCTGGCGGGCTCCGAAGGCGTGACCGCCACGCATCTGCGCGGCCAACTCGACGGCGACGGACGCAGCGTCCCCTGCCTCGGCGTCCTCGGCGGGATCCCCATGAGCTACTGGGAGATCTACCGCGCCGACCTCGACCCGCTGGCCAGGCACTATCCGTCCCGCCCGCACGACACGGGCATCCATCTGCTCCTCGGCGGCGTGACGGACAGGGGCCGGGGCGTCGGCACCACCCTCCTGAGGGCAGTCGCCGATCTCATCCTGGAGCAACGACCCCGCTGCGCGCGCGTCCTTGCCGAACCGGACCTACGCAACACCCCCTCCGTGGCAGCATTTCTGAACGCCGGTTTCCGTTTCTCGGCGGAAGTCGAACTTCCCGACAAGCGAGCCGCCCTGATGGTCCGCGAACGCGCGCTCCGCGACCTGCTCTGA